One region of Alphaproteobacteria bacterium LSUCC0719 genomic DNA includes:
- a CDS encoding DMT family transporter, whose translation MTLLSLAMQDADMEIVRVKQQNHALGALQICAGMLIIPFLDVFAKLLGVTHGPFEITFWRFFMQTVLMLPFVLVLRLWDVPAGTLIPQAVRGLLLAMATVFFFSALQHLPMAEAIAIFFAQPIILTLLSVVLLGERLRARRISAILVGLAGTIIIVQPSVLIFGWAAILPLGSAVSMALYMVLTRHLADDVDPYQMQFLGSVAAMIVLGAVVLVGSLLSIPGASMTMLTWQETGWVIGMGIAATLGHAFIVLAAGKAPASLLAPFQYVEIIGATTLGYLVFGDIPANSTILGVGIIIASGLYLFHRENIAARRQAAGD comes from the coding sequence TTGACCTTGCTTTCACTTGCCATGCAGGATGCCGACATGGAAATCGTCAGAGTAAAGCAACAGAACCATGCCCTTGGCGCCCTGCAGATTTGCGCCGGCATGCTGATCATCCCGTTTCTTGACGTATTTGCCAAACTGCTGGGGGTTACGCACGGGCCGTTCGAGATCACCTTCTGGCGGTTTTTCATGCAGACTGTGCTGATGCTGCCCTTTGTCCTGGTTTTGCGACTGTGGGATGTCCCTGCAGGAACGTTGATTCCGCAGGCGGTGCGGGGGCTGCTGCTGGCAATGGCAACGGTGTTTTTCTTCTCCGCCCTTCAACATCTGCCAATGGCCGAGGCGATTGCCATTTTCTTTGCCCAGCCGATTATCCTGACATTGCTGTCGGTGGTGTTGCTTGGCGAACGGCTGCGCGCGCGGCGGATCAGCGCCATTCTTGTCGGACTCGCAGGTACGATCATCATCGTTCAGCCAAGCGTCCTGATTTTTGGCTGGGCCGCGATATTGCCGCTTGGCTCGGCGGTATCGATGGCCCTTTACATGGTGCTGACCCGGCATCTGGCGGATGACGTCGATCCGTATCAGATGCAGTTTCTTGGCAGTGTGGCGGCGATGATTGTGCTTGGCGCCGTGGTGCTGGTCGGCAGCCTGTTGTCAATTCCCGGTGCCAGCATGACGATGCTGACCTGGCAGGAAACGGGCTGGGTGATCGGCATGGGAATTGCCGCCACGCTGGGTCATGCGTTCATTGTGCTGGCCGCCGGCAAGGCCCCGGCCAGTCTGCTGGCCCCCTTTCAATATGTCGAGATCATTGGCGCGACGACACTTGGCTATCTTGTCTTTGGCGACATTCCCGCCAACAGCACCATTCTTGGTGTTGGCATCATCATCGCCAGCGGTCTGTACCTGTTTCATCGTGAAAACATAGCCGCGCGCCGACAGGCCGCCGGAGACTAG